One genomic segment of Erythrolamprus reginae isolate rEryReg1 chromosome 2, rEryReg1.hap1, whole genome shotgun sequence includes these proteins:
- the LOC139161001 gene encoding CD209 antigen-like protein C isoform X1 — protein MDSRNQHARRPVPSLPNTQTTGIYMSAGSFPVTPEDSPSHLDDGDYDDGSAVTISVPVKGMEKKEDPPICKPAKKNNPRKFHISILYVLVAIGFVTWIILFFLALEKYSEISNKIENLNLNYSEKFAKMRKDLDYIKTTQLKLQQNSNNMFTETEDILEPVCSQGNITTVPSCPFSWKRHRKDCYYFSIQKTNWTNALLNCINREGYLVSISSDEEQDFLRKNIHKVDYWLGISDLEGQWKWKGSGMQVETSFWDRGEPTKDEHKHCGIMHPIGTWASAVCSAHKRWICQKKLPC, from the exons GGATTTATATGTCTGCTGGATCATTTCCTGTTACCCCAGAAG ATTCACCCAGTCATTTGGATGATGGTGATTATGATGATGGTAGTGCTGTAACAATATCTGTACCTGTaaaaggaatggaaaagaaagaag ATCCTCCCATCTGTAAACCTGCAAAAAAGAATAACCCCAGAAAGTTTCACATATCCATTCTTTATGTCCTAGTAGCCATAGGTTTTGTAAcatggattattttatttttcttggccCTGGAGAAAT aCTCAGAAATTTCAAATAAGATAGAGAACTTAAATCTAAACTACTCAGAGAAGTTTGCAAAAA TGAGGAAAGACCTGGATTACATTAAAACAACACAACTGAAGCTTCAACAAAACTCAAATAACATGTTCACTGAAACTGAGGACATTTTAG AACCTGTCTGCAGCCAAGGAAACATCACAACTGTTCCTTCGTGTCCCTTCAGTTGGAAACGTCACAGGAAAGACTGTTATTACTTTTCAATTCAAAAGACAAACTGGACTAATGCCCTGTTGAATTGTATTAATCGTGAGGGATATCTGGTTAGCATTTCATCTGATGAGGAACAG GATTTTCTGAGAAAAAACATCCATAAAGTTGACTATTGGTTGGGTATAAGTGATTTAGAAGGACAGTGGAAGTGGAAAGGAAGTGGTATGCAAGTTGAAACAAG TTTTTGGGATCGAGGCGAGCCAACCAAGGATGAGCATAAGCACTGTGGGATCATGCATCCCATTGGGACATGGGCATCTGCTGTGTGTTCTGCTCACAAGAGGTGGATTTGTCAAAAGAAACTGCCCTGCTGA
- the LOC139161001 gene encoding CD209 antigen-like protein C isoform X2 has product MSAGSFPVTPEDSPSHLDDGDYDDGSAVTISVPVKGMEKKEDPPICKPAKKNNPRKFHISILYVLVAIGFVTWIILFFLALEKYSEISNKIENLNLNYSEKFAKMRKDLDYIKTTQLKLQQNSNNMFTETEDILEPVCSQGNITTVPSCPFSWKRHRKDCYYFSIQKTNWTNALLNCINREGYLVSISSDEEQDFLRKNIHKVDYWLGISDLEGQWKWKGSGMQVETSFWDRGEPTKDEHKHCGIMHPIGTWASAVCSAHKRWICQKKLPC; this is encoded by the exons ATGTCTGCTGGATCATTTCCTGTTACCCCAGAAG ATTCACCCAGTCATTTGGATGATGGTGATTATGATGATGGTAGTGCTGTAACAATATCTGTACCTGTaaaaggaatggaaaagaaagaag ATCCTCCCATCTGTAAACCTGCAAAAAAGAATAACCCCAGAAAGTTTCACATATCCATTCTTTATGTCCTAGTAGCCATAGGTTTTGTAAcatggattattttatttttcttggccCTGGAGAAAT aCTCAGAAATTTCAAATAAGATAGAGAACTTAAATCTAAACTACTCAGAGAAGTTTGCAAAAA TGAGGAAAGACCTGGATTACATTAAAACAACACAACTGAAGCTTCAACAAAACTCAAATAACATGTTCACTGAAACTGAGGACATTTTAG AACCTGTCTGCAGCCAAGGAAACATCACAACTGTTCCTTCGTGTCCCTTCAGTTGGAAACGTCACAGGAAAGACTGTTATTACTTTTCAATTCAAAAGACAAACTGGACTAATGCCCTGTTGAATTGTATTAATCGTGAGGGATATCTGGTTAGCATTTCATCTGATGAGGAACAG GATTTTCTGAGAAAAAACATCCATAAAGTTGACTATTGGTTGGGTATAAGTGATTTAGAAGGACAGTGGAAGTGGAAAGGAAGTGGTATGCAAGTTGAAACAAG TTTTTGGGATCGAGGCGAGCCAACCAAGGATGAGCATAAGCACTGTGGGATCATGCATCCCATTGGGACATGGGCATCTGCTGTGTGTTCTGCTCACAAGAGGTGGATTTGTCAAAAGAAACTGCCCTGCTGA